A part of Candidatus Delongbacteria bacterium genomic DNA contains:
- a CDS encoding TonB-dependent receptor encodes MKRPWILLILLLGAASLQAGITGKITGKVTDNTGEPLPGVNVIVLEVPAGTDLRTLSAEDFQKYNTRRGAATDFEGDYIISNVPPGIFVLDFSTLGYGRTQIENVVVSVDLTSRHDVVLSPAAIEGEVITITAERALVQVDQTFSASYVGSKELSNMPVTDLAQVVDVQAGVVDGHFRGGRGGEVLYLVDGIPVTDVYDGGRGVDVQVSMVQELQVISGTFNAEYGQAMSGVVNTITKDGGEDYEADVTVYSGDYVSNHSKQFWNIDELDPMNIRNFELNLSGPVPGVPALTFNSSGRFYDSGGWYEGRYLFSPQDDNFVIEHPVSGNQARIFNPEDVSDIVQYFLNESEPYAFVVDPYVEKLLIPELELQRHGQYTSTHGGEHLRDLLQQAVKHSQQFHEMGSGDRAGLPWVQMNTETRRSGQFKLTWELDPTSKLRASYIVSDRQYKDYDQSWRFTPDGRLNRYSRQQSTSLKWSKAFANQTFLDASLSHTLALYHHRLYDSILDRRYRNTEDQTSSGFYYYSPGGLDWLTGEYADNSFYVGTARVGGTENEHFSRRTDSFQFTLDVSRQMGKVHLVKSGIIAKSHRLNYNRRVVSFNNFDIVQPEGANRDIYTRYPWEGAAYLQDKMEFQNVTLNVGARMDVFDANWHLPADLTNLQDPRTTDTSVKFQLSPRVAIAYPITDTGVIHFSYGHFFQRPSFEQLYRNPDVELTGPNTVVGNPDLSVERTVQYEIGLQQQVGEDISLAVSLYSRDIRDLVSTDRVIETVTTDRYYLFTNRDFGTVQGIVLTLDKRFGNNFSAGLDYTWQVAKANAANADAARNAANGGSEINKYLVPLPWDRRHTLNATVNYDWQGVWGLGLLGTYGSGLPYTPDPKSDDIVVGLLENSGRIPEYINADLSGWYNLGKLNGLKSVQLNFQVKNLLDRLNEVGVFSRTGRAGYNLDWESTASEQYVNPSNYSRPREVIVGMRFSF; translated from the coding sequence ATGAAGCGACCCTGGATACTACTCATTCTCCTGCTCGGTGCGGCAAGCCTGCAGGCCGGCATCACGGGCAAGATCACCGGCAAGGTCACCGACAACACGGGTGAACCCCTGCCCGGCGTGAACGTCATCGTGCTGGAGGTGCCGGCCGGCACCGACTTGCGCACGCTGAGTGCCGAGGACTTCCAGAAGTACAACACGCGGCGCGGTGCGGCCACGGACTTCGAGGGAGACTACATCATCTCCAACGTGCCGCCCGGCATCTTCGTGCTGGACTTCTCGACCCTGGGCTACGGCCGCACCCAGATCGAGAACGTGGTGGTCAGCGTGGACCTGACCTCGCGTCACGACGTGGTGCTGTCGCCCGCGGCCATCGAGGGCGAGGTGATCACGATCACCGCCGAGCGCGCCCTGGTGCAGGTGGATCAGACCTTCAGCGCCAGTTACGTGGGCAGCAAGGAATTGTCCAACATGCCCGTCACCGACCTGGCCCAGGTGGTGGACGTTCAGGCGGGCGTCGTGGATGGCCACTTCCGTGGCGGCCGTGGCGGCGAAGTGCTGTACCTGGTCGACGGCATCCCGGTGACCGACGTGTACGACGGTGGACGCGGTGTGGATGTGCAGGTCTCCATGGTGCAGGAACTGCAGGTGATCAGCGGCACCTTCAACGCGGAATACGGTCAGGCCATGAGCGGGGTGGTGAACACCATCACCAAGGATGGCGGCGAAGACTATGAAGCCGATGTGACCGTCTATTCCGGGGACTATGTGTCCAACCACAGCAAGCAGTTCTGGAACATCGACGAACTGGACCCGATGAACATCCGCAACTTCGAGCTGAACCTCAGCGGACCGGTTCCCGGAGTGCCCGCGCTGACTTTCAACAGCAGCGGCCGTTTTTATGACAGCGGAGGCTGGTACGAAGGGCGTTATCTGTTTTCGCCCCAGGACGACAACTTCGTGATCGAGCACCCGGTGTCGGGCAATCAGGCCCGGATCTTCAACCCCGAGGATGTCAGCGACATTGTTCAGTACTTCCTGAACGAATCCGAGCCCTACGCCTTCGTAGTTGATCCATATGTTGAGAAACTTCTGATTCCAGAACTTGAGCTGCAGCGTCACGGGCAATACACGTCCACACACGGAGGCGAACATCTGCGTGATCTGTTGCAGCAAGCAGTCAAACATTCACAACAGTTTCATGAGATGGGCAGTGGCGACCGTGCTGGATTGCCCTGGGTGCAGATGAACACCGAGACCCGGCGCAGTGGCCAGTTCAAGCTCACCTGGGAACTGGACCCCACGTCCAAGCTCCGCGCCAGCTACATCGTCAGTGATCGGCAATACAAGGATTACGACCAGAGCTGGCGCTTCACCCCCGATGGCCGACTGAATCGCTACAGCAGACAGCAGAGTACATCACTCAAGTGGAGCAAGGCCTTCGCGAACCAGACCTTCCTGGATGCCAGCCTGTCCCACACCCTGGCGCTGTACCATCACCGCCTGTACGACAGCATTCTGGACCGCCGCTACCGCAACACCGAAGACCAGACCTCCAGTGGGTTCTACTATTACTCCCCCGGAGGCCTTGACTGGCTGACCGGCGAGTACGCCGACAACTCCTTCTATGTGGGCACGGCCCGGGTGGGCGGCACCGAGAATGAGCATTTCAGCCGGCGCACCGACAGTTTCCAGTTCACCCTGGATGTGTCGCGCCAGATGGGCAAGGTCCATCTGGTGAAGTCCGGCATCATCGCCAAGAGCCACCGGCTGAACTACAATCGCCGGGTGGTGTCCTTCAACAACTTCGACATCGTGCAGCCCGAAGGCGCCAACCGCGACATCTACACGCGCTATCCCTGGGAAGGCGCGGCCTACCTGCAGGACAAGATGGAGTTCCAGAATGTGACCCTGAATGTGGGGGCACGCATGGATGTCTTCGATGCCAACTGGCACCTGCCGGCCGACCTGACCAACCTGCAGGATCCGCGCACCACGGACACCTCGGTGAAGTTCCAGTTGAGCCCGCGCGTGGCCATCGCCTATCCGATCACGGATACGGGCGTGATCCATTTCAGTTATGGGCACTTCTTCCAGCGGCCCTCCTTCGAGCAGCTCTACCGCAACCCCGATGTGGAGCTGACCGGCCCCAACACGGTGGTGGGCAATCCGGACCTCAGCGTCGAGCGCACCGTGCAGTACGAAATCGGTCTGCAGCAGCAGGTGGGCGAGGACATTTCGCTGGCGGTCAGCCTGTACAGCCGCGACATCCGTGATCTGGTCTCCACCGACCGGGTCATCGAGACCGTGACCACCGACCGCTACTACCTCTTCACCAACCGTGACTTCGGAACCGTGCAGGGCATCGTGCTGACTCTGGACAAGCGTTTTGGCAACAATTTCTCGGCCGGACTGGATTACACCTGGCAGGTGGCCAAGGCCAACGCGGCCAATGCCGATGCGGCACGCAACGCGGCCAATGGCGGTTCCGAGATCAACAAGTATCTCGTACCGCTGCCCTGGGACAGGCGTCACACACTGAACGCCACGGTCAACTACGACTGGCAGGGAGTCTGGGGGCTGGGTCTGCTGGGCACCTACGGCAGCGGCCTGCCCTACACGCCCGACCCGAAGAGCGATGACATCGTGGTGGGTCTGCTGGAAAACAGCGGTCGCATTCCGGAGTACATCAATGCCGATCTGTCGGGCTGGTACAATCTGGGCAAGCTCAACGGGCTCAAGTCGGTCCAGTTGAATTTTCAGGTGAAGAACCTGCTGGATCGTCTGAACGAAGTGGGCGTGTTCTCCCGGACCGGACGCGCGGGATACAATCTTGACTGGGAAAGCACGGCCTCGGAGCAGTACGTGAATCCTTCGAATTACTCCCGTCCGCGGGAAGTGATCGTGGGCATGCGTTTCTCCTTCTAG
- a CDS encoding sugar ABC transporter permease: MKEPRLLTLVRHVVLLVFVAISIYPVLNVFTISLRPGDRLRSTDLSIIPADWSIASYVELFTNQPFMTWLWNSLLVSGVVTLTGVTLASTGGYAFSRFRFVGRDFSMLAILTTQMFPATMLLLPLYIIIAKLHLVNTFLGLMVFYTATALPFCVWQMKGFYDTIPASLEEAARIDGCSRFQAFTRVILPLAMPGLVITALFSFMSAWSEYIVAAQVLQDRELFTLPLGLKSFQASMSTQWGLYAASSILVSIPVVVIFIALSRYLVSGLTLGSVKE; the protein is encoded by the coding sequence GTGAAGGAACCCCGTCTGCTGACCCTCGTGCGCCACGTGGTGTTGCTGGTCTTCGTGGCCATCTCGATCTATCCGGTGCTGAATGTGTTCACCATCAGCCTGCGCCCGGGCGATCGGCTGCGCTCAACCGATCTGTCGATCATTCCCGCCGACTGGAGTATCGCCTCCTATGTGGAGTTGTTCACCAACCAGCCTTTCATGACCTGGCTCTGGAACAGTCTGCTGGTCTCGGGCGTGGTGACGCTCACGGGTGTGACACTGGCCTCCACGGGCGGCTATGCCTTCAGTCGTTTCCGCTTCGTGGGACGCGACTTCAGCATGCTGGCGATCCTGACCACCCAGATGTTTCCGGCCACCATGCTGCTGTTGCCGCTGTACATCATCATCGCCAAGCTGCATCTGGTGAACACCTTTCTGGGGCTGATGGTGTTCTACACGGCCACGGCCCTGCCCTTCTGCGTCTGGCAGATGAAGGGTTTCTACGACACGATTCCCGCCAGCCTCGAGGAGGCCGCGCGCATCGACGGCTGCAGCCGCTTCCAGGCCTTCACCCGGGTGATCCTGCCTCTGGCCATGCCCGGGCTGGTGATCACGGCGCTGTTCAGTTTCATGTCGGCCTGGTCGGAGTACATCGTGGCCGCCCAGGTCCTGCAGGACCGCGAACTGTTCACTCTGCCACTGGGGCTGAAGAGCTTCCAGGCCAGCATGTCCACCCAGTGGGGACTGTATGCGGCATCCTCGATATTGGTCAGCATTCCCGTGGTGGTGATCTTCATCGCGCTCAGCCGTTATCTGGTCTCCGGGCTGACCCTGGGCTCGGTCAAGGAATAA
- the ugpC gene encoding sn-glycerol-3-phosphate ABC transporter ATP-binding protein UgpC, which produces MAFLSLKNLNKVYPNGFHAVQSADLEIAEGEFVVLVGPSGCGKSTTLRMIAGLEEVSSGEILIDGKVVNEMAPADRDIAMVFQNYALYPHMSNRENLAFGLRMRKMDPAEIERRIANVARSLSLEQLLDRRPRELSGGQRQRIALGRAIVRDPKVFLFDEPLSNLDAKLRVQMRTEIARLHKRLGTTMVYVTHDQVEAMTLGDRIVVMKDGVIQQVDTPMELYRNPSNRFVAGFIGSPAMNFFDGDGKDGVFESQGLRLQPPQGVPSQHLTLGIRPEDLLADGSGLPLGEWELDVVEHMGHETMAYFNLDPGQGVARLPADFGGQPGERVALSVREDAWYLFAPGPNGARINQDAKA; this is translated from the coding sequence GTGGCATTCCTGAGCCTCAAGAATCTGAACAAGGTCTACCCCAATGGCTTTCATGCGGTGCAATCGGCCGACCTGGAAATTGCCGAAGGGGAGTTCGTGGTGCTGGTGGGGCCCTCGGGCTGCGGCAAGTCCACCACGCTGCGCATGATCGCGGGCCTGGAAGAGGTGAGTTCCGGCGAGATCCTGATTGACGGAAAAGTGGTCAACGAGATGGCGCCCGCCGATCGCGACATCGCGATGGTGTTTCAGAACTATGCCCTGTATCCGCACATGAGCAACCGCGAGAACCTGGCCTTCGGCCTGCGGATGCGCAAGATGGATCCGGCCGAGATCGAGCGGCGCATCGCGAACGTGGCCCGCAGTCTGTCGCTGGAGCAGCTGCTGGACCGTCGCCCGCGCGAGCTGAGTGGCGGCCAGCGCCAGCGCATTGCCCTGGGGCGCGCGATCGTGCGTGATCCGAAAGTCTTTCTCTTCGACGAACCGCTGTCCAACCTGGACGCCAAGCTGCGCGTGCAGATGCGCACCGAAATCGCCCGCCTGCACAAGCGTCTGGGCACGACCATGGTCTACGTGACCCATGATCAGGTCGAGGCGATGACTCTGGGCGACCGGATCGTAGTCATGAAGGACGGCGTGATCCAGCAGGTGGACACACCCATGGAGCTGTACCGGAACCCGAGCAATCGTTTCGTGGCAGGTTTCATCGGCAGTCCGGCGATGAATTTCTTTGACGGGGATGGCAAGGACGGGGTGTTCGAAAGCCAGGGCTTGCGCCTTCAGCCACCGCAAGGTGTGCCCTCGCAGCACCTGACTCTCGGAATCCGCCCCGAGGACCTGCTGGCCGATGGCAGTGGTCTGCCGCTGGGCGAGTGGGAACTGGACGTGGTGGAACACATGGGCCACGAGACGATGGCCTATTTCAATCTGGATCCGGGACAGGGCGTGGCCCGCCTGCCCGCGGATTTCGGCGGCCAGCCCGGCGAACGGGTGGCGCTGTCGGTGCGTGAAGACGCCTGGTATCTCTTCGCGCCCGGACCCAATGGAGCACGGATCAATCAGGATGCAAAGGCATGA